The following proteins come from a genomic window of Corallococcus sp. NCRR:
- a CDS encoding histidine phosphatase family protein — MGALYLIRHGQASFGAKDYDKLSDVGVQQARVLGEALRARLPKVDAVVTGTMLRHRETADACLQALGLELAPVRTPGFNEFDHEEVVHRHTPRYADFAVLREELAATKDPRRAYQDLFTQAVGRWVAGGHDSEYRESWSAFKARCLEALATLVASLGPSRTALVFTSGGPITAISQDLLGIPDEHAFRTNWTLANCGITKVLYSERGRYLSTLNEHGHFEGEHRALITYR, encoded by the coding sequence ATGGGCGCGCTCTACCTCATCCGCCATGGCCAGGCGTCCTTCGGCGCGAAGGACTACGACAAGCTGTCGGACGTGGGCGTGCAGCAGGCGCGCGTGCTGGGTGAAGCGCTGCGCGCGCGGCTGCCCAAGGTGGACGCGGTGGTGACGGGCACGATGCTGCGCCACCGAGAGACGGCGGACGCGTGCCTCCAGGCGCTGGGCCTTGAGCTTGCGCCCGTGCGGACGCCAGGGTTCAACGAGTTCGACCACGAGGAGGTCGTGCACCGGCACACGCCGCGCTACGCGGACTTCGCCGTGCTGCGCGAGGAGCTGGCCGCGACGAAGGACCCGCGCCGCGCGTACCAGGACCTGTTCACCCAGGCCGTGGGACGCTGGGTCGCGGGCGGACACGACAGCGAGTACCGGGAGTCCTGGAGCGCGTTCAAGGCGCGCTGCCTGGAGGCGCTGGCGACGCTCGTGGCGTCGCTGGGGCCCTCCAGGACGGCGCTGGTGTTCACTTCCGGCGGCCCCATCACGGCCATCAGCCAGGACCTCCTGGGCATCCCGGACGAGCACGCGTTCCGGACGAACTGGACGCTGGCGAACTGTGGAATCACGAAGGTCCTCTACAGCGAGCGGGGCAGGTATCTGTCCACCCTCAACGAGCACGGACACTTCGAGGGCGAACACCGCGCGCTCATCACCTACCGCTGA
- a CDS encoding LamB/YcsF family protein, with protein sequence MTRCLLNIDLGELPGEDEQLYALAHLANIACGGHAGDAASMRRALELCEHHGTLAGAHPSYADRDNFGRKALDVAPEVLRAQVAEQCGQLAALARERGVPVRHAKPHGALYHAANKSPALARAVVDGVVEALGTDVTVVGPGAGALRDAARVAGLGYAREGFADRGTLPDGSLIPRGQPGAVLTDVEQARENTVRLATGGTVDTLCVHGDTPGAVVLAREVRAMLDALEQPPEPLGDSALRLVLPESVDRSLAREALSALPGVRDAVITESHACVYFDPETPPESPALVLTRLRVAPATHVEHPLIRIRVRYDGEDLAKVAEHAGLSVEEVVRRHTAREYRVRCVGFLPGFAYLGDVDPSIACPRLPVPRTRVPALAVGIAGMRTGVYPFASPGGWNLVGTALDFTAFDPQRGTALQLGARVRFEQVQP encoded by the coding sequence ATGACGCGGTGCCTGCTCAATATCGACCTGGGGGAGCTGCCCGGGGAGGACGAACAGCTCTACGCGCTCGCGCACCTGGCGAACATCGCCTGCGGAGGCCACGCGGGCGATGCGGCGTCCATGCGGCGGGCGCTGGAGCTGTGCGAGCACCACGGCACGCTGGCGGGCGCGCACCCGTCCTACGCGGACCGCGACAACTTCGGACGCAAGGCGCTGGACGTGGCGCCAGAGGTGCTGCGCGCGCAGGTGGCGGAGCAGTGCGGACAGCTGGCCGCGCTGGCCCGTGAGCGCGGCGTGCCGGTGCGGCATGCGAAGCCCCATGGAGCGCTGTACCACGCGGCCAACAAGTCCCCGGCGTTGGCGCGCGCGGTGGTGGACGGCGTGGTGGAGGCGCTGGGGACGGACGTCACGGTGGTGGGCCCTGGCGCTGGCGCATTGAGGGATGCGGCCCGGGTGGCGGGGCTCGGGTATGCGCGCGAGGGCTTCGCGGACCGGGGCACGCTGCCGGACGGGTCGTTGATTCCGCGCGGACAGCCCGGCGCGGTGCTGACGGACGTGGAACAGGCGAGAGAGAACACGGTGCGGCTGGCCACGGGAGGCACGGTGGACACGCTGTGCGTGCACGGCGACACGCCCGGCGCGGTGGTGCTGGCCCGCGAGGTGCGCGCGATGTTGGACGCACTGGAGCAGCCGCCGGAGCCCCTGGGCGACAGCGCGCTGAGGCTGGTGCTGCCGGAGTCGGTGGACCGGAGCCTGGCGCGCGAAGCCCTGAGCGCGTTGCCGGGCGTACGGGACGCGGTCATCACCGAGTCCCACGCCTGCGTGTACTTCGACCCGGAGACCCCGCCCGAATCCCCGGCGCTCGTGCTGACCCGGCTGCGCGTGGCACCGGCCACGCACGTGGAGCATCCGCTCATCCGGATCCGCGTGCGCTACGACGGCGAGGACCTCGCGAAGGTCGCCGAGCACGCGGGCCTATCGGTGGAAGAGGTGGTGCGGCGCCACACGGCGCGCGAGTACCGGGTGCGCTGCGTGGGCTTCCTGCCGGGCTTCGCGTACCTGGGGGACGTGGATCCGAGCATCGCGTGTCCCCGGCTGCCGGTGCCGCGCACGCGGGTGCCAGCGCTCGCGGTGGGCATCGCCGGGATGCGCACGGGCGTGTATCCGTTCGCGTCGCCGGGAGGCTGGAACCTCGTGGGCACCGCGCTGGACTTCACCGCCTTCGACCCCCAGCGCGGCACGGCGCTCCAGTTGGGAGCCCGCGTGCGCTTCGAACAGGTGCAGCCATGA
- a CDS encoding phosphotransferase family protein produces MTAPVSIPLDEGKAVRSGEALDVPAVDAWLKAQVPSLVGTPEVTQYTGGASNWTYRLKYENRDLILRRPPSGTKAKSAHDMSREYTVQQALKPVYPVVPTMVGLCQDPAVLGAEFYVMDRIPGLIPRKHLPKGLDLDKARTRQLCLNVVDQLIALHGVDAQAVGLQSLGKGPGYPQRQISGWSDRYEKARTWNVPRMKRTREWLAAHVPPDIKTCVIHNDWRFDNVVLKPEDPTQVIGVLDWEMATLGDPLMDLGNTLAYWVQADDDAFLRMTRRQPTDLPGMLTREEVVAYYLERTGLKPDNWTFYEVYGVFRLAVIAQQIYYRYHHKQTRNPAFKNYWLIVNYLAYRCQRLIKKAGG; encoded by the coding sequence ATGACGGCTCCGGTCTCCATCCCCCTGGACGAGGGCAAGGCCGTGCGCTCCGGCGAGGCGCTGGACGTGCCCGCGGTGGACGCGTGGCTGAAGGCCCAGGTGCCCTCGCTCGTGGGCACGCCGGAGGTGACGCAGTACACGGGCGGCGCCTCCAACTGGACCTACCGGCTCAAGTACGAGAACCGCGACCTCATCCTGCGCAGGCCGCCCTCGGGCACCAAGGCGAAGTCCGCGCACGACATGTCGCGCGAGTACACGGTGCAGCAGGCGCTCAAGCCCGTGTACCCGGTGGTGCCCACCATGGTGGGGCTGTGCCAGGACCCGGCCGTGCTGGGCGCGGAGTTCTACGTGATGGACCGCATCCCCGGCCTCATCCCGCGCAAGCACCTGCCCAAGGGGCTGGACCTGGACAAGGCCCGCACGCGCCAGTTGTGCCTCAACGTGGTGGATCAGCTCATCGCGCTGCACGGCGTGGACGCGCAGGCGGTGGGGCTCCAGTCGCTGGGCAAGGGGCCGGGCTATCCGCAGCGTCAGATTTCCGGCTGGTCCGACCGCTACGAGAAGGCGCGCACCTGGAACGTGCCCCGCATGAAGCGCACGCGCGAGTGGCTGGCCGCGCACGTCCCGCCGGACATCAAGACGTGCGTCATCCACAACGACTGGCGCTTCGACAACGTGGTGCTCAAGCCGGAGGACCCCACGCAGGTCATCGGGGTGCTGGACTGGGAGATGGCCACACTGGGCGACCCGCTGATGGACCTGGGCAACACGCTGGCCTACTGGGTCCAGGCGGATGACGACGCCTTCCTGCGCATGACGCGCCGTCAGCCCACGGACCTGCCCGGGATGCTCACGCGCGAGGAGGTGGTCGCGTACTACCTGGAGCGCACCGGCCTGAAGCCCGACAACTGGACCTTCTACGAGGTCTACGGCGTGTTCCGGCTCGCGGTCATCGCGCAGCAGATCTACTACCGCTACCACCACAAGCAGACGCGCAACCCGGCGTTCAAGAACTACTGGCTCATCGTCAACTACCTGGCCTACCGCTGCCAGCGGCTCATCAAGAAGGCGGGCGGCTGA